From the Aquarana catesbeiana isolate 2022-GZ linkage group LG10, ASM4218655v1, whole genome shotgun sequence genome, the window CTAAGGCCATGtatacacgggcagacttttcgaccggactggtccgacagactttccagcggactttcgactgactttttaatgaacggacttgcctacacacgatcacaccaaagtccgacggattcgtacgtgatgacctgcaccggactaaaataaggaagttgatagccagtagccaatagctgccctaacgtcggtttttgtccgtcggactagcatacagacgagcggatttctgggtctttacgacgtaaagatttgaagcatgttccaaatctaaagtccgtcagatttgcgactggaaaagtccgctgaaggtccggtgaatcccacacatgatcggattatctgccggatttggtccgtcggacaagtccggtcgaaaagtctgaccatgtgtacgctgcataacagatCCCTCcttcacttaaaagcattcaaaacaccaagttcagtgtttttgaatgcttttgattttcaaAAACTGGCGCTGATGGTTTCCAAGTaaaccgaaagtgatgtcatgtcattgctgTTTACTGTTATGAACAGCCTGATCAAAGCCAATCCCAGCTTTGCTTGGCTGTCCAACCAGCTGTGAAAcgctttaggcaggtgtgaagaaacactgtaaagtaagaatgctttaaaaaataaacaattaaagtaTATATTTATACGCCAGAGATGCTCTTACTGTGCAATCTTTTCCCTCCCCTATTTCACCTATGGGCTTTGTACAGGGCGGTGCAGGACTTGATACTCCAGGGAATACTTCTCCAGCCCCGGAACCTGGAGCAGTTTACTGTACCTGGTTTACAGTTCCAAAAAATAAGAGTTTAACCAATCTGGCACCTTTTGGGTCCTGCACTGCTTGTGCGGTACATAAGTTTTATGATGTCCTCCATCGATTTGGTGGTGGCCTTCCTTCCCTTGTGGGGATTTTCTGGTTCCCAAAGACATCAAGGATGCGTGCctgcacattcacatctgtgctggCTTTCACCACTTCTCATGCTTTGTCTTCAGGGACATGCACTATCAATTATGGTGCTTCCCTTAGACCTGATCTCAGGGAGCTCCTGACTGACTGGGACAAATTTCCTGCTTTCCAGGCCATCCTAATTTGTCTCGATTGATCGACTAGGGCCTACCCCCTTTGGTGGCTCGAGTCTACCTCACTGGGAAGTCCTCTTCctttttccagcttccatggggcaGTAGTCATCACAGATGCCAGCCTATCTGTCTGGGGAAGGGTACTGAAATCGAGATCTTCTCAGGGTCATTGGCTGCCCCTCTGTCCTGGAGCTATGAGCTATCAAGCTGCATCTGAAGCGATGGGAGGATGTTCTCCGAGGGTGCCTGATCAGGATCCAAGCAGATGGCACAACTGCAGTGTAGGATGCaggattggggagggggggtcccTAAGCCTGGACGTGTTTTGTCAGGCTGCCTACGTCGGGGGACCCTGGATGTAGACATTCTGGTGTCTCGCCGTGGTCTTGCCCTCTGGCCTCATGGATCCTGGTACACTGACATGGATCAGCAGGTCGCGGACGCCCGCTGGCAGCCATCCTCTTGGGAAGATCTTTTGCCTTGAGGACCAATCTTTCTTCCTACTTTACGATCTCCTGATTTTGATAGCTTGGCTATTTACAGCTAGGTTCTGGGACATGGGGGTCGTTGGGCTTGGTGACCCCTACCATCGAAAACCTGCAAGATTTTTCCTCTCTGAAGAATTATCTTCACACCCGGAAGGCTTGTATCACCTGGTACAAGCCTCTGGGAGTTGGACCCCTCTTGTCAGTGGCTAGGGTGTTGGTCTTTCTCCAACAGGGTATTGAACAAAAGCTTgctttgagtactattaaaggatcctcctatggatcacaggagtgcagtttgttttgcacacctgtgaccctttttcagcagagagtgggctgaagtccactctctgctgatgtcacagaagtaGGGCCAGGCTCTGCGTCGTCATGACCACGGAGTCGGGATctgccagatccctggaccgacacccggctcgggctctcagcgagctgctgagagcctgagctggccgcccctgccccctccacagctcagtgctccagtgagcaaggacggggcagagcagagagctgtgactgacatcATCGGCTTTCTGCttacggagctgtgagaaccgagtgatcgactATGTTTGATCGCTCACCtctcagtgtagaggtgctgggggtcagatgctgcatccacttaggtaagtataaattaaaaaaaaaaaaaacagaaacccatacttctcttgtaAGGGCCAGGTTTCTGCCCTGACAATTGTCTTTCAACGACCCTTGGTCATGCTCTCCTGGATTCATACATTACTCCATGCCATGTGTCGCCCCCTTGCTTGTCGCCCCCTGTGCACTTCCTTTTCCTGCTGTGGGACCTGCCTTGGTACTTTTGGTTTCCCAGAAGCCTCCCATATGAAGCATTTTGGAGATGCCCCTGCTTATTCTATCTCTGGGAGTCGCCTTCTTAGTTTGCCTCTCTTCCACTCAATAGGTGTTGGAGCTGGTATTCTTATACTGTGTATTCCCCTATTGGTTAGTGAAGGATTTTTTATTTATGGGGGTGAttagcacatgttttagagggaagGGGAAGGTGACAGAGAGAATTTGAAGATGTGAGGGAGCATATAGGatagaagagggtgactgtagtagttgtgagggaacagggtccagtggACAGGTGGTAAGGCGGGCTTCTGAGAAGACTTTAGCGACCTCTTCGGTAGTAGCAATGCCAAAAGAGCAAAATGAGGAGGATTttgtacagggtatgttaagtgggaTAGATGTCTGTGCAGTAGAGATGCCCCCACAAATTACATCAATCTCTTGTTTtttaagtgattggcaatctcatgAGCAGTGAGTGAATTactgggtggaggtggtggtggagtAAGTAGAGCAttaaaagtagagaagagacgAGGACTGGATgacagggtattaatgagagtGACAAAATAGGCTTGTTTGacagcatggagggaggaattgCATTTTAAGAAGGCAGATTTATGTAGCGTGAAGACCTGGTGGGATTTGGTTTTAGACCACAACTGCTCCAGTGCACGGCTATGTCTCTTAAGATTTCTAGTGTCATCAGTCTGCCAAGGTTGTAATGATCAGGGCTTGATACTTTTTGTAGTGAGAGGAGCAAATTAGTCCAGTGTGGATGatgtgaactgttgtagacagaggtggccaggttagggcaggacaggggtgcgatttttgtcatagaggtggtcagttgcagagtagaaaagagaaggaTTAAAGTGGcgaagactttttttattttttaatatttgtttttgttatgTTGGTACTGTGGACACATTATATTTTGTAAGGCTTTGTCTCCGTTAATAGTAACCCAAAGCTGCCTGCTTTAGGCTGTACATAAGagcaaaaactacaggagggggtggagacgagaccagtcaccctgcgcaAGGAGtaagagcagcagtgaccagtctttactACAGGAAACTCCTACGCCATGTCAATTACACACTGGAATACTACACAGATCTGGAGGAAACACataaagcacaccaagatttaagtAAATAATGCACACGATTTTGGACAATATCTACCTATTAAGGAGTTCAATTTTAATAAGCATCTGTTGTACTGATATATTAAAACTCTATATACAGAGATGGTAATTGTACTGTTTTGGCCTTTACAGTCTTGTTTAGATGGTGTTACGCTTTATGTAGATCATTCTACTCAATCTACAGTGCATCAGTTTTATTCAGAATGGTCATGGATGGTCTTAAACTGGCCCTATAGGATTCTTTTAATGCAGATAGGTTTGGTGTTATTAAATAACAAAATACAATTCCATTATGCAGTAATATTCTTTATCATAACAGAaatgatgcattttttttaaaataaaatgttttattttgtgatGCAAATGACATTCCTTTCTTAAGGAGTAAAAAATCTGTTTTTGATCCAACATTAAACAATATatgatttacaataaaaaaaatcctaatgtcTTCTACTGTATGTCAAAAGATGACCTCTAAtgtaacttaaagctgaactccgctaAATACACCGATTAAATACAAATATAAGAGCtgttttacacagctctgccacaagcCCTTTCAAGCAGTAGAGGAATCACGATCTTTCCCACTTACAGgtcccctccctacctccatccTTTGACTAATAAGGGAAAGGAGAAGCTGCACAccgataagctcatctctctgttactCTGTTCTCTCCTTCTATGAACATGCTCCTTCTACTGCAGTACACCAGATtgacttcttgtgctgcttctccctctcctagtTCGAGCTCTGTTGTAGAGGGATTGCAAGAGGcttatgccaagtcaaattcagTTACACTGCTTgtacaaaaaaatacatattaaacATTTAAAGATGTCTTCATGGTTACatagctgtttttttattttgtatcttttatatctgcctggagtttagctttaagtgtAATTACTGCAAAAACATTGTTTTGACACTGAAGGtgtgtggttgtgtttttttttttttttttgtcttacacCCCATTAGAGAGTTTTTTATGGTGCATcctgtcctgtgtgtgtgtgttttttgttttgtttttcctttttaaatattcAGTACTTGGGACCCCATCTCCCCATCTCCCCACCTCCCACTGCTCTCCTTCTTCCAAAACCCCCTTTCATCCCCTGCTGCTTTCAAACACCGATTACTGCAGTCCCAACCTGCCCCCATCTATTCTCACGGTGGCATGCTATCTTTCCCATCGCTTCTGGAGGTAGTTGCATCCCTACCTCCCACCTTCCTTTCTGCTATTCTATTTTCAAACTGTATTACTTTACAAACTTGTCTTGTTAAGGCTGTTTGCGCGTATTCATATTAAATTGTAATGTCCTACCACTTTGTCGACTGTAACCATCTTTTGCAACCTCCTTCCATGTTGTAAATTCTTAATactattgttttaataaaaaatattgaacaaggaaACAAAGGGTTCCACTTTAGTTTGCACCCAGTTTCTGTATACCCAAAAGTTAAACAAGAGATTTTTGACAAAGCCACATCATATAGACCATATGCATTTTCTCACAGAGAATTGACATTTTACAGTCCTTGTGGACTTAGAATGATCTCTTAGatctttttatgaataaaaaaagtttttcttgttttacatttttgtttcattGCTTTCAGGGGCTTCTGGAATTTCCAAGACAAAGGCTAGGTTATCATAGCCTTGGTCCAGCTTGGCTTTGGCATCCTTCTTATTGTGCAGACAAAAACCACAGTGAGGTGTTTCCACCTCCACAGTCTTTCCAAAGTTACTAAAGTCTACACGGTATTTTCCCTCCTTGGTCTTAGACACAATTGGAGCAAAGCGAAACCCCCAGAGCACCTCTTCAGGGGTGTAAGATGTGCGCACTTGACAGGTAGCACTTGTTGCTTCTACTGTTCCATCTAGAAAAACTACCAATTCAAAGTCATGCTGTAGAAGAGTCTCAGCTGACATCTCATAGAATGGGCTGCTTTTATCGATAACATGATAGATTGTCAATGGTGATACAAAAAAGAGGTTCTCATTTCCGGCATCCACTGTGAAATCAATATTTACTTGATCTAAGATAATGGTCTCTCCCTCAGGTGTAATGGTGGTTTTCAGCAATTTTCCATAAATGTGACCTCCTATCAGCAAGCTTTTCCTTAAATTTGCAACTCGTATAAGAAGGCAAAGTTTCCCACCTCGCTTGCTAATGACGGCATTTTTGCTGAAGGTTAtggtttttgctctttttttgggtCTAGAGATCTTGGCTAAGATGGCACCACACATAAATGAGTTAATTATCACTCCCAAGATGGACTGAATGACCAGTAGGAAAATGGCTGTGCCACACTGCTCAGTCACACAACGGAACCCATATCCAATGGTCACTTGTGTTTCCAGAGAAAAGAGAAAGGCAGAGGTCAGACCATTAATATTTTCAACGCAAGGGGTAAAGTTTTGTGGAGGGTTGAATTCTGGAAGGTCCTTGTGCAAGTAGGCAACAGCATACCAAAGCAAACCAAAAAGAAACCAGCTCCCTAGAAATGCTGAAATAAAAATGGTCATCTTGTACCGCCATCTCAAGTCCAGAATAGTGGTCCAGATGTCCGCCAGAAAGGCTAATCTGGATTGCTCTTCCACATTGCCAAATTCAATGTTGCATCTTCCATCTTTGGACACCAGCCGTGACCTGCGACGGTGACGCTTCAAGTGAAGATTTAGCTTCTTCCGCATATAGGAAAGCATTCTGACATGGAGATTAATTCACCTGAAATAGAGGAGAAATGTCAGATTGATGTCTTATTAGTTCCACTGGACAATAGTCCAGCATAGATTGTAGACGGATCAGTGATTCTTTCACTGAGTGTGCTCAATATATAACTACCTGGATGGATGCCAGCCAGTGCTGCTCATCCTGTCTGTCCAGAAAAGTCTTTTAATCCCTACAACATCAAACTTTCCTCAGCTGCACTCTGCGTGTAAACACATTGTGCTCCATTCGTTTTCTCAACTTGCTTTTGAATTGAAAGTGATTAACAAGCGTATCTTTTGAATGTGCTAGTTTAAATGGCTGTTGAGTCACAGTTTCCTGGTGAGTTTTCCAAGCCAAAGCATATTTGAGCAGTCATTCCTAAAATATTGGCTAGGTTATATTTTTCTTGTCTGTGTTGACAGGTCATAAAGCAGAGTaataaatgtttataaaaaaattgctgcactCTTGAATAACCAAATTTCCGTTGTTAATCTACATTTAAAATGCAGGTGAAAGGCATATCTAAGTAACTGGTGGTTGCATAATCTTTTGTTCCGACAATTTGGATCTGTGTTGCAAAACTGATCAATGTTTGCAATATATAAATACTTGAAGTGGCAGAAATAAAAAGGTAGAAATGTGTCACCCAAGATGCCTTAACAAGATGCCAAGTAACCATTGTAACTTGACAGTCGATATATCATTCTCCTAGTTTTTATTGGGATATTGTAATCAGTGGTAGAGGTCTGATTGTACATGCCAACATTCCTTAACTTCATGAACAAAAGAACTCCCATGGGCCTTTATAGGCAAAACATATTACAATGCTATCCCTACACTGCTTCCGGGGTGACAGTGTAATAGATATACTAATAGTAATAGTAAACTAGTAGTATAATAGTGTATCTTCCCCTTCTGGGTGATTCTTGTTGGCGATATGGAGATCTCCATGCATCCCAGATTTTAAATTTTGTCTGTTTGTCTATATGGTTTGCATGTGCATTTTATTTGATCTACCCTTCAATCACTGAAGAAGAAGAATTGAAACGCATTGAGTACTTCCCATTATTGGGGATTCACTGTTCAAGTTCATAACATAAATGTTATTAGAAATCTCCCCAGGTTAGAATGCATGGATATTTTGTGTTTGAATTCAAAGCACTTGTATGGTTTTATGTAATCCGCTGTCCTATAGTGTGTTTTTGAATTTGATAATGTGATTTTATTGAATACGAagagaaacattttatttatatgaATTGTAATATGTTTTGCCTATAAAGTTCCATAGGAGTTGGTTCTTTTGTTTAGATTTTATTGGGGTGGGGGGAGATATACAAACACACTAATTAAATACAGCATATGCAAACCCAAACTCTGTTTCTCGGTATGTATGTTTGGCGTCATGTACGGTTATACAGTTTTCATaaacaaatattatttttttgtgaatCTCTTCCAAAGTgccttacctggagatcctgccagtgacAGCATTTCCCgttgcaggctgacaatgctaagcGTCGTAATCAGCAGCAGCTTTATCAGCCTGCTGTGTGCACTAGTTCAATGAGCTGTTGGCTGTTTTAAAAGACCTGATAGCCCAATTGAAGGGGCAGTTTgggaaaactgtatacagtgaggcataGTGTTAAACATACTGAAAAATGGGGTCTACATACTCCTTTAAGACCTTGCCAGTGTGCTTCTATAATACCAGCTCTTTTGATTGTGAGTTGCCTTTGAAGCTGTAATGAATGTTATGAATTCTCCGCAGCTAAGAGCAATCTTCTCTAATCCAACAAAGTTGGTTGAGCATTAAGCCAAACTttggtttttttttcttatataaaatttataatgtgtgtgtgtgtgtgtgtgtgtgtgtgtgtgtgtgtatgtatatgtgtatatatgtgtgtgtatatatgtatgtgtgtgtgtatatatatatatatatatatatatatatatatatatatatatatatatatatatatatattaaaatatttttttttttgtgtgtgtcaaagTGATAGAAAATATTTATCATGGGATTTTATGGCTTGCTCTTAAATTTCTTCCAACTGGTCAGCTTGTTGTTAAATTAATTAATCGTAAGAAAAAGTTACTTTCCCTGAAAACCAAGTTAGAATTGTCAGTACATTCAGAAATCTGAATTAATATACTGGTACCACCCTCTCCTGCCTCTGTAGGCTCGCTTGTGGTCATTGGCTACACTGGGTAAGGGTTATGGTAGATGAGCAAATACAGCATGCTTTAAGGTACATTAATCTTGTGTGATGCAGGTGCACAGGGTGCTGAAAATAAGGTATAGACCTGGTCAGGTCGCTAGCTGGTGCTGGCTAATGGGTCTaccccagcctttttcaaccagggtgccttcaggtttcttcaggggtgtcttggCAAAAAACCTAACaattgcccaaaaactgtatacaagccagcgggtggataAGGCCtggcttttagttacacaaagccacattgTGAACTTGTCAAGTACCTAGTGGACGAGCCCGCTAGAAGGACCTCAGACAGgagctggacagcaggctggaagctggaacCAGGATACTGAAACTGGAGGGTCAAACAAGCCGATTCGGTAATCAGGCAGATGGTAAAGGTactggaggagcaggcagaagagaagtcagacaagccggggttggatgcaggcagatgacaggaTGATAGTCGGAAGCAAGCTGGGTAAATTACTGGAACAGGTTTTCAGGAATCAAGACACGcacaacgctgtagagcagacagcaaagtcCCAGTGTGATagtctggtttaaatagcccgcctggtgttAATGGGCGCTCGCACTTCCATGCGCACGTGCTCGCAACAGGCAGTTAAGGATGCCTGTTTCTgacaggatcttcctgacattgccacccccccaaggggcaacttctggatgcccaactgggcccaTTTTTCAGGATGAGATCTTTTCAAGGATTGAATTTTTAGCATGAATGTTcttttcaggctcccaagagttctccttCAGGCCCATATcctttccatttaatcagaaaTTGGATCTGATTATTCCTCTTCCTGCAGTCCAAGATGGCTTCTATTTCAAATTCTTCTTCCCCGTCCACTATTACAGGATCGGGAGGATCCACATTTCGGTCAGGGAAAGGGTTGGAGACAGAATGTTTCAACAGGGAAACATGAAAGACAGGATGAATCCTGAGTGAGTCCGGGAGTTCCAGCTCATAAGCTACCTCATTGATCTAACTCTTTACGGGAAAAGGACCCAAGACTTTAGGACCCAATTTCCTAGTGGGATAAGCCAATTTTAGATTTAAAGTGGATAGCCATACAAGACTACCAGGTTTAAGTACCAATTCTCCTTGTTTCTTCCTGTCGAAGGCTTCTTTGTTGTGCTCCTGAGTTTTtgtcatggtttcctgtaataaTTGGTTATTAGAGACAAAAAAATTCACTGTTTCCTGGACCGCTGGTACAGAGCATTCAGGAATGGAATTGGGCAAAAAAGATGAGTGAAAACCGTACTTAGCAAAAAACGGACTGTGTTGTACTTTACGATCAGAAACAATATTAGCTGGTATTCCATGAAGATTAATTACTTCTCTGAACATTTGCGCTGTTTCAGGAGCAGAGGGAGTACCTTTTCATTGGGATAAAGTGAGCCATTTTAGTTAACcggtccaccaccacaaagatggtaatGTGGCCCTCTGCCAGAGGCAACTCGAAAttaaagtctatggataacatcttccatggcctgtctggtaCAGGCAGGGGTTTCAACAGTCCCCAGGCCCTGGTTTTACTGGTCTTGTTCCGAACAGAGGTGGTGCAGGACTCCATGCATCTTTTGCAGTCTCTAAGTACCGGAGGCCACCAGAAGGTGAGTTGGACAAGATTCACAGTCTTGGTGACACCAAATGTCCTGCCAGTGCATGGTTATGGCAAAGTCCCAGAATCATGAATATTGGTCCTGAACCAGAACAGTCCGTCTTCTGCTTGTAATTCTGTTCCTATGGCAGGTGCCGACCCTACTGAGGCTTACTTGATCTGCGAAA encodes:
- the KCNJ1 gene encoding ATP-sensitive inward rectifier potassium channel 1, producing the protein MLSYMRKKLNLHLKRHRRRSRLVSKDGRCNIEFGNVEEQSRLAFLADIWTTILDLRWRYKMTIFISAFLGSWFLFGLLWYAVAYLHKDLPEFNPPQNFTPCVENINGLTSAFLFSLETQVTIGYGFRCVTEQCGTAIFLLVIQSILGVIINSFMCGAILAKISRPKKRAKTITFSKNAVISKRGGKLCLLIRVANLRKSLLIGGHIYGKLLKTTITPEGETIILDQVNIDFTVDAGNENLFFVSPLTIYHVIDKSSPFYEMSAETLLQHDFELVVFLDGTVEATSATCQVRTSYTPEEVLWGFRFAPIVSKTKEGKYRVDFSNFGKTVEVETPHCGFCLHNKKDAKAKLDQGYDNLAFVLEIPEAPESNETKM